The genomic window TTGCAGAAGCCGCCCGCCCCTGTAGAAGAAATAGCACGCGCCGATCTGGATGACATGATACAAGTCATTGTGATTGAAATGGCGGTGAAGCTTGATCTTGCGTATCTGAACGAATGCGGCGAGCAGCGAAATGAAGACTCCGCTCAGCAAGTACCGTGAGTCTCCGGCGCCTCTACGGAAAACGTAAGGCACATGAAACGCCGCGACACCCGCCATAGCGGATCCGTAGTCGATGATTACGTAGAGAAACTTGCCGCGGGATGCCATCCAACCGCAGTATGCCATCAGCTTTAGTAGCGTGCCCACGAGCAGTTTGCCCTTGAGCGGCTGCGACGTGGACGCTACCACCGTGCTCGCAAACATGCCTGCGCTCGTGAACCCGGTGGCCAGCGTCGTCCCTTTCCACAGCTTGCGCCGCAACGCAGGCGACTGGTCCCCCACGGCATGCGACGTGCCGCCAAGCACTGCCGCAACTGCTGCGGCAAGGAATCCTATGCCCCATGTGATCTGGGAGAACTGGCGCTGCGAGATCCCTTGCCGTAGCAGAGCGATACCCCACTTGGCATTGCACAATGCAAGCAGCAAGTCGGTCAAGACTGTCATCGGTTCATTGATCTTGATGGAGCATTACTCCTCGTTGGGCGTTAGTTCGCATAGCCGGACGCATCTTGAACCCAACGCCAATTGGGAAATCAGCACCGTAAACATTCACAGTGTCAAACGCAGCGCTCGTGCAGACGTAAGTATTGCCACGCCGTAACTCGACGATGACTACATGAAAGCGTGCCACGTGGTGAATGTCTTCGGACTACAATACGCTAGGAGTGTCCTCGCATACAACAGTCGACGGATTCTGCTGCCGCCTCCGACCCTAAACCACTGGTGAAAGGTGACAATACTTAGCCCATCGAGTCAGCAAACATCGCGGCGTAGTGGCGATGCCAGTCGCTTTGGAACCGCTCGCCCGGATCGTAACGCCGCTTCAGTTGGAGAAACTCCGGTAACTGTGGATAGCACTCCTCCACCTGCGCGCGGGTGGCGTGCTTGTGGTATGTCAGGTAGTAGCTGCCGCCGTACTGGATCGCGCGGTCGATCAGGCGGCGGAAGGCTGCCGCGGCGCTTGCCTGACCTTCCGGTGTGTGCGACACGTGTAGATTGAAGATGACGCAGGCAAAGCTCTCTCGCGCCCAGGCCAGAAAGCTCTCCTCATCACGTACCACAAGTCGGATGGTGCCATAGACGACTTGAGTCTTGTGTTGCCGGAAGTCCTCGCGAACGTCACGCATGAAAGCCGCCAGGGATTGGCGCGGCACATAGACTTCGGTGATGACTTCCGTTGCCGGGGCCGCAGCGCCGACGTATTGGTCGAGCATGCGGTGGTAGTTTTCCTCGTAGTAGCCGAGCTGATGCAGGTCCGACCAATATATCTGGCCGTTGGTTGCGAGGTAGTGCGTAACGTACTGCTCAAATGCCTGCGGCTTATTCACGTGGGCAAAGAGAATCAAGCGCCGCCAATCGTCAACGGAAAGCTCCCGCTGCTCATCTGATATTGGCGTATCCGGCGCGACCGGACGGTAGCAGGAAAACACACCTTTCGTCAGATAGCCTTCAGAAGAATCATCAATTGAGTATTGGAAGTCGCCGTAGAGGAAACCTTCCTCGATCCGTTGCGCAAATGCCGGCATGAGTTCATCAATATCGACTACAGTGACAGTGCGCTGGAGCTTCTGCCGCGGCAAAAGCCGCAGCGTTACGCTATATACCACGCCAAAAAGCCCGTATCCTCCAACTACCAGTCGAAAGAGCTCACTGTTTTCTGTGCGGCTGCAATTCAAGGCATTCCCGTTGGCATCAACCAGAACGAACGATTCAACGTCAGTGATTATCGGTCGCATGCGGAGACCCCGGCCGTGCACGTTAGCTGCCAGCGCACCGCCCATGCTCATCCGGTCTCCCCCGGTCTGCTTCTGAGCGATAGCCCATTGCGACGGATGCGCCGGCGCTGCTTGTCGAATGGCTGCGATGAGCTCCGGCCAGTAGATGCCCGCTTCTACTGTGATTAAGCCTGCATCGGCGTCGAAGTCTAGCACCCGATTCAGCGGCACCGTATCCATGAGGATTGTGTCGCTGCCGAACTGTTGCGCTCCCATAGCATGCCGTCCACCGGCAATAGAGAGCGACTTCCCTTCCCTCTGCGCAGTGGCGATGGCAGACTGGATTGCTTGCAGCGAATCAACAGGAACGACCCGATCAACGGTGGTGGGATTGAGTTGTGAGTGGATGTCGTTGACGTCGACGCCGGACATGTGTGCATGTGCTCCTTTTGCTAGCTGCCGCGCAAGACTGTGGGGGCGAAGTTTGGAATATCGGTAGCGATTGGAAAATACGGGCGCGGCGCCTTGTGATAGGTAAAGTGCCGCAGTGTCGGCGGTGTGGCGCCGGACGTATCCAGGACGAATTCGCCTTGCGCAAATTCACCATAGGTTTGGCTATAGTTCATCGGATTCTTGGCGACGATGAATTTTGCGCCTGCGATGTCCATGTCCAGTGCGCGGAATTGCTCGTCCCGCCACTCATACGTGCCATACGTCGTAATCAAGATTTGAGCACTGCCACACTCCAGTACCGCCGATGGCCCCATGGTCGCCCACTCGCCTGCCCAGATGCCGCCGGTATACTGAAACTTTCCATCACTTAAGGATCTGACGACACCGGAAATGATCTGCGGACTGCCCCACTGGGGATCGACCTTGTGCCCTAGCGTCACCGTAACCGTGCGGCCTTCACCGGCTTCATGACAGAGCGCGGCCGCTTCGGGGTCTACCACTGGAACAATGGCAAACCCTTCGCTGAGATTCTTAAGGACAGGGATAGTAGCCACGCTGTCTCCGGCAGCTCCGCCGCCGACGCAGTCAGCGCACTCGATCAGAATGACGGGTCCGCCTGGAATCTTGAGCCCCGCTTCAACCGCCTCCTCAGGAGCGAGCGTATCCGGCTCCAGGGCGAAGCGCTTCTCCCACATGAGGTCGGCAATCTGTAGAGCCAGGCCCACTGCCCGCGCTTCATCGCCGTCCGTAATCACCAGGCCGCCCCCACCTAGTTCCGGCACATCAATTGTCGCGTGGGCGTGGAACGCGCTGGTGGACAAGACTCCCGGTTGCTCTTCAAATGACTTTGCCAGGCGCATCACGTCGGCAAAGGGGCCGTCACCCACCGTGCTCGCATTGATGGCGCTGGTAAAAATTGGCACTTTGGCCATTGCCATGGCGGGACGAAATGCGCCGTCGAGTGTTCCAAGTAAGAGCCGCGCCCCACGCACACCGGTAGTAAACGGGTCAACGTGTGGATATGTCTCCCACGCCACGAGACCGTCGGCGTGACGCATCATCTGGGTTGTCACGTTGGCGTGCAGGTCAAGCGTCCCGACGATTGGCACGTCCGGCCCTACGATCTTCCGCGCGGCTGTGATGAGATCGCCCTCCACGTCATCGACTTCCGTCGAGACCGCTGCCCCGTGCAGCGCCAGCAGCACGCCGTCCACGGGCAGGGCATTGCTGAGATCTTCCAGCAGGTCTGTCTTGAGCCGGTCATAGCAATCGTGCGCAATCGGCCCACCGGGGTAGGCGCTCGCCACGACAAGCGGCACAATGTCGGCGTTCTGCTCCTGTAGCGTCTGCAACATGCCGCCAACAGCGCCGCCAGCGATTGACATAACTTCATTTCCGCGCGCGAGTTGGCTGCGGGCGAACTCGGCCCGCTCGATCAACTTACCGCCGAACTGGTTGCATTCGGTCAAGATCGAGCCTACGGCAACCCGATGCGATTGCTTCATAGTGGTTTCCTCTGTTCTCTCACAATTCCATTACATCCGCCAAAGCGGAAATGCTCGGCTGCTCCAAGTGAGGCACAGCAGGCACAAGTTGATTGATTACGTCAGGCCACTTTACCCCACTGCCGGTAATGACGCAGACGACAGTTTCACCGGCTTTGAAGTATCCTTCACCGTGGAGCCGCACAAGACTGGCGATAGTTGCGAGCGAGGCGCTCTCGAAGAAGTACCCGCGACTGGCCATGCGGCGGATTGCCAGGCGCAACTCATCTTCTGAAACCGCGGTTGCGGTACCGCCCGATGCGCGGAGAGCGCCCAGAGCGTGCATGCCACAGCGTCCCTCGATGATCGACGTTGCAAGTGAGTCGGGCTCGGGCTGTACTTCGACTTCAGTCCGATTGTGCGTAAGCGCATGGAGCAGCGGATGAGTCGCCTCAGTCTGACAGCCCACTATGCGCGGCAGGCGGGCAATGAGGCCCATTGCGTGCAAGTCGATCAAGCCGCGCCAGATGCCGTAGAGGCTATCTCCACCGCCAGTGGGCACCAGAATTGCGTCCGGGGCCGCGCCGAGCGCGCTAGCGACCTCATATCCGATTGTCTTGTACCCTGTCACGCCGTAGGGACTGGCGAGCGGGTTTGGATCGGACGATCCGACCGGCAGCCAGCCATGGTCTTCCACAAGCTGCCGCATCATCGTACCGATCTCCGGCTTTGGCATAGTCACTACTGACGCGCCGTGAATTTGCATGACCCGGCGCAACAGTTCGGATGAAGTAGGGTATCCAATGATCAACGCCCGCAATCCGGCAAGCGCCGCGTACGCCGCCACAGCTTGGCCGGCGTTGCCGGTGGAAGAAGCCACCACCTTGGAATAGCCAAGTTGGCGCGCCATGGAGATGTTTACCGCAGCGTGGCGGTCCTTGAACGACCACGTAGGATTCATGGTCTCGTTCTTGACGTACACGTTGAGGCCAAGCTCGTCGCTCAACTCAGCCAGGTGAGTCAGCGGCGTGCCGCCTTCGTCGAGGCTCAAGGGATGCTCTGCTACCGGGAGCATATCCCCATAGCGCCAGATATTGTGCTGCGGCCCCGCATCCCATGCCGCTTGAAAGTTGGCAGGAATGCCACCTGCTACGTTAACTCTAAAGTCTAGCGGGCCTTGCCGGCCCTCTTGAAAACAGCGGGGGCACCCGAACACATGTGCCCCAATGGCAAGTTGCTCATCGCAGCGCACGCACTGCAACCACTGAACGTCGGTACCAACTGCCGTCACTCGATTGCCCTTTCTTCACTCACCTCGCCGCAAATTTCACTTACAAGGATACTACCCTCGCGCCAAGCGCAGGAAGGATTCTCGACCATCGCGAAAGAGCTGCTGCATGCGCTGCCGGTGGGAAACCTCGTCAAATCGTGCCTCTTCCGTGATCCACTTGAGAGACCGCTCGATCTGCGCGACAAAGAACTGTGCCGACTCTCTGGAGGCGGGGGCTCTACTGCCGGTTTTAAGGTACACCGGGCTCGTATGGGCCCATTGGGCATGGCCGTAACTATCCCGGCTCTTCCCGGAGCAGCGCGCCGCGATCCAGCCGTCGTGCGGCGCGGCCAATGTCGCGCTCAAGACCCCTTCTCTGCTGCCGTTGGAGTCGCGCTCACCTGCTACCACGCTGCCATTCATGACAATCTCGACGCTTTCGATGGTTCGATGTGCCTGCCACCGCACCTCAACACGCACCTGTTTTGGATGTCTTGCGCGAAGGTCGAGACGAGTTCCCGGCGGCTGGTCTTCAACGGTAAGTTCCAGCACCGGCCCGTTCGTAATGAAGGATCGACCGTCCTTGAGCGTCTCCAGCCAGCCATCGTAGGAAAAGGACTGCTCCAGGTGTGTGTACACGCGGTTTGCCGAACAGATGAACCAGTCTGAGCCCGTGCTGGCCGGTAGCTTGAAGCCGCAATTCAATAAGTGATACCAAAGATCGTACTCGGTGTCGAGCCAATACGGGTCGAAGAGATTAAGCGCGTCTATCCGCTGCAGCGAGGCCGCAATGGGCGCTTCCATGCCCCAGCCATTATGGCACCAGATTACCACCCCGCCTTGTGCCTGGGCCGAATCGCACGCATCCATTAGTGGTGGGTAGTCGGGATCGGAGTCATCCACCAGCACACCGCGACTCAAGGGATCAACCTGCTCCTGCAGCCGCACGAGCATCACGTGGCCGTAGCCGGAGCTACTATCGCCGAGTATCTTGTTGTGTCGCGTCTCTTCCCCCACGTCCAGCACCCAGTGCGGTCTGGTTGGATGTTCCATACGTCCCACGGGGTAGCGATTGGTGGCGTACGCGAATTCTTGCTGTTGGAGCACGCTGATTACGGTAACGGTCAGGTCTTCGACTTCGGAGTCAAAGCGGAGGCGTTCCTCAGGCCGGGATTCGAATTCACGGTAGTGGATATGGGTGTTGCCCGGGTACCAGCCCTGGCTATCCAGCCGGATCCACCGCTGCAGCGGCAGCGAGAGGTTCACTGTGCCTTTCAGCGGCACCGAAACCGTCACGTGCAGGGGCGCATACTCCGTGCCGCGTTCTACGCGGACGTCCGCCTGGCCGCGAGGAAGGTCAACCGCAAACGATCCATCAGCATAGAAGTAGGGATTGGTTGTCCCAACGGTTGCAATTGAGCCTTCAGGGGCGTGAAAGAGTCCGCCGTTGCCTTGCACAGAGACTTTGGCTGCAAGTTTGTTGCCGCTCTGCCCATCTACGATTGTGCCTGCGATGGAGCCCATGTTCCCTGCAATTCGGTTCAATCCTGTCGGGCAACCTGATAGCTACTTCGGCCGGTAGCGCAAGTACTCATCGTGCGCCCTTCTTGCCGAAAGCAAGGTGAAAAGGACCGAAGCAGCATAGGCGAAACCGACTCGATACCTGAAGCTTGCTGTGCGCGCAGATTGGGGCTAGGCAGCCAAAACTGTCCGGTTGATATCGCGGTTTGTTGCCACCCAACAACCGCCGGGCTTAGCAAGCGCCCGGCGCAGCACAGTGTCAAGCATATCACAGTGGGGATCGCGGGCCGCGAGGTACGAGGGATGCGCGAGGAGGCTCAGAATCTGGCCGTTTTCGTACGCGTGATCAACCGCTATTGTTGCATGGTGAATGTACTCCCAGCGGTCCAAGTCCAACGAACGAAATGCAATGGCGTCGCTCAGACCCATCATTGGAATCTCGGGTAGGCCGCTGGGATAGCGATAAGGCTGGAGGGAATCGAGGCTCAGACGTACGGCGGCTTCCATTTCCGTGCGGGGAGGATGCCATGTGCGTTCCGTAGGACACTTGTAGTGCGCCGAGGCAAACTGAAACCCCTCCTCTTGGAGAAGTGCCTGCACTTCAGGGATGTCCTCCAAGCCGTTGGGAAATGCGCCGGGTGTGCGGAAGCCGCGCGTTTCAACACCCAGCCGCTCGAGGAGTCCCCTGCTGGTCTGCCTAATCTCGTGACGTAAGCACTCGAGGGGGGTGAGACTTCCGGCCCGCCAGGGCGCACGCCGATACGACTGATGCAGGTCTTCAACACGCTTCGCTTTTACGTTCACGTGCCGATACGTGTGATTGTCGAGGGCATGCCCCTCTGCTACCAACCGCTTGAGGTAGTCCACGTCTGGGTCTTCCAAGGCGCTGCCAACGATAAAGAACTGTAACTTGACGTCGTACTTCTTGGCGACATCGAGCATGGTGTGGACGTATTGCTTCACATGAGGATCGATGGCGCCGTAGTCAGCGTAATCGGATGTCCAGTAGGGAAAGTTATAGGACATCTCGATATCGAACGTCAGGCTCAGACAGAATTGTGCGCCGTTTGGATACATGAGACTTGGCCCCTTGTCTAACTCAGGCTGTTCTTGGTTGCTTTCCAGTCTACTGGAGCCACAAAACTGCTACCGGACCCGCAAGACCGCTACCGGGGCCTCAAGACCGCTACCGGACCCACAAGACCGCTACTGGGCCCACATGACTGTTCCGTTCGGCCTGAGCTTGTCGAAGGCTGAACGGAACAGGTTCATCTGAGGTCTTTCGCAAGCTTCCGGCAGCCGTTCATGTTTCGACCAGGGCTTCATGAAGCCCACTCGGCACGAACGGCTGCCGAGTCTCAGTCCAAGAAAGCGCGGAACTCGAAACTCTTGACTCTACGCCCGGTAGCGATCTGTCACCTTTGCCAGGATCGTTGCCATGTCCTCCACATCCCGGTCGGTATATTTATCCGTCCAATTCCAGCGAATGGTCGTGTCTACGTGCTCCTTGGCGATGGGCACCATGTCGGCGCTGTATTCGATGTCCCTGGCAAACTCGTTCATGGGATGGTCCCACGGCCAGTGGGATTCACCGGCCACGGTTGTCTTGGTGTGCAGGAACGTGTGGCTGTCGGGCACCAGTTGCCAGGGACCGGGCTCAGCTTTCAGACCCTCGGCCATGAGCGCGTCGGAGAGGTCCCACAAGCCGCAGGTAAAGGCATCGGGGTCCACGCGTAGGTAGTAGTACCAGTAGATGTGGTCGGCCCCCTCGGGGATGTAGGGCGGGATCAGACCGGGAATGTCTTCTTCAACCCGCTGGCTTAGTGCAGCGGTGGTCTCGCGCCGGCGTTGATTCTGCTCTTCCAGTATATGGAGCATGCCGAGCACAAATGCCGCTTCCAGTTCGCCAAAGCGCATGTTCAGGCCGAAGCGCACGTGCTTGCGCCCGTAGCGTTCCACTGGCACGCCGCCGCGCATAACGCCAAACAGGTGTACCCGGTCGGCGATGTCTTTGTTGTCGGTCAGCAGCGCGCCGCCGTGGCCGCCTGAGAGATGCTTCTCGGCGTCAAATGAGAACGCGCCCACGTCGCCCAGGGTGCCCGCGTTGCGGCCCTTATACTTTGCCAACGGCGCCTGGCACACGTCTTCAATCAAAAGGATGTTGTGCTTCTGGGCCAGCGCCACGATGTCGTCCATGGGGCAGAGCAGCCCGTACCAGTGAACGGCGATGATGGCCGCCGTACGTTCCGAGATGACCTTCTCGATTGTCTCGGCGGTGACGTTGCCGGTGCGGATGTCTACATCCGGGAAAATGGGAATCGCGCCTTGTGCCATAATGCCGGCAACCGAGCCAAGGTCGGTAATGGGGTTCACAATGACTTCCTTACCCGGCCCAATGTCCATCGCCGCAATGATGGTATGCAAGGTAGCGGTGCAGTTGGCGAGAGCGACACAGTATTTTGCGCCGTTCACTTCCGCGAATTCCTGCTCGAAGCGCGGCAAGTAGCCGGAAGACAAGCCCTTTTCCAGGACTTCGCGAATGTTGTCATAGGACTCTTGCGGCACGTCGCGGGGGAAGATTCCCGGCAGGGGGTCGTCCGCCGACCGGACCGGCGTGCCGCCTTCAATTGCGAGCCGCGTATCAACGGGGGTCTTAATTGCCATGGCTGCTGCTCCTTTTTGACCATACAGGTGACAGGCACCCACTACCGTGGCGCCTGTCACCACACTTGTCACTTAGATTTTCTGATGGCAGCTTAGCAGATGCAGCCGCCTTCTTGCAGCGCGATCGCGGAAACCTGTTGGGCCTCAGCTACGGCCTCCGCAACGGTCTTTTCGCCCGCTTCCATCTGTCCCCAAAGCTCTGACCATGCGCCGTTGATGTCGGACTGTTTTACCGCCTGGCGCAGAGGAATGCTGACATCGGCAATCGCCTTGTACGTCTCCACATTCTCGAAAGGATACTGCACGGCCGGCGTGTAGGTGCGGTTGGGCGGGAAGCGGCCGCCGCCCAGGTTCGCCCAGTCCGGCTGCACCTCTTCACTGATGAGGTACTTGTAGAAGTCCCACGTCGCATCGGGCTGCGGCGAACTCCTGGCGATCCAGAAGGCATTAATCAACAACGGTGTGCCGCGACCGCCGGGACCCAGTGGCACATTCGCCAGATCGACGTTGAATGGCGTTTGCCCCTCAACAATCTCTTGGTTGATGGTCCGCGTATACCAAGGTCCGGTCAGGACCATGCCGAGTTTCTGCTCGGTAAAGTTCGGTGCAACGTCGGTTTCCTTCCGGTTGAGCGGCGGGTGCACCTGATGCTTGATAACGTGGTCCAGCACGGTTTGCACGGCCTCGGCTGCTGCGGGGGAATCAATGGCCGGTGCGGTAAAGTCCTCATTCCACCAGCCGGCGCCCCATGACTTCAACGCGATCACGATGCTGGAATGGGCGTTTCCATTGAAACTCAGTCCCCAGCGTGTCACGTTCGCGCCCTCGCGGGTAGTCAGTTTCGTTGCCAACTCGGTCAGGGAATCCCAATTCAGGTTGCCCGCGGCATCCAGGTCGGCCGGAGACGTCAGTCCTTCGTTGGTCATGATATCGTCGTTGTACCAAATGGACCGGGCGCCCAGGAACCAGGCGATACCATACAAATTGCCGCCGATCCGCTCGAGGGCGCCTTCGTAGTACTCGGATAGATCGACGTCGGCATCCTTCGCGATGAAGGGGTCGAGCGGCTGGATGATGTCTGCCGTGGCGAACTGGCTGATGTAGCCGAACCAACCGTAGTACATGTCATATGAGATGCCGGCGGCGCTAGCCGCGACCGCTTTCACCGCCACGTCTGTCAGAGGCCACGTTACAATGTCGAGTTCAACCTGCACGTCCGGATTGCGCTCTACGTAGCGGTCGATGACCGCGCCATAGGTGTTGTCCCACACCTCCTGTTGTGTGGTGAAGTGCATGTACTTGATGACCGTCGGCTCCATGGCCTCCGGCGCCGCCGTGGGCTCCGGTTCCGGCTCCTCTTTCGTTTCGGGCGCATCAGCGGGAGCAGGCGCCACTTGGCCACAGGCAGCCAAAGCTGCGCCACCTACGCCCAGACTTGCCATGCCGACGAGAATCGATCGGCGGGAGAATCTACCCAGACCTTCCATACCTCTCTCCTTGCCTACCTACTTACAGTATTCCCAGCATAATATACCCCCCCCTCTAATCTGTCAATCTTTGCCAAGGAGCTTGTCTCGCAGAGGTGTTGCGGCTTGCCACATCTTTCGAGTAATCGGGTCAACCTGAACGAGTATCGCTTCTAGTTGGCTAGAACGGAGAACGGGAGTAATCGGATGGTGAAAGTGACCAAGTCAAGCGAAGATTTCGCCCGAAGGTATTTGCGGTTCATCCTGTAGGCACCGAGCACCATTCGGCTAATCCCGGGGCGCTGGATATCTTCGCAGAAGGTTCGATTTGCGGTATTCTGAAAGAGTGAAACGCGCCTCTCTTGCCCCCATCGTCTAGTGGACCAGGACGCAGGCCTTTCAAGCCTGTAACGAGGGCTCGATTCCCTCTGGGGGTGCCATCTCTCTAGTCAAACAGGGCAGGGTGTGAACACTATGCGACGGACCGTAACCGCAGCATTCGTTGCCTGGAAATTGGCCCCAAATTTGGGTAGAACCGGCTCTCCGTCAGGACTGCTATCGCAGCCTTGCGCCACAACGTCGTAGGCGGAGATACGCTTTTCTGTAACGTGGCGCAAGGCGGCCAAACTAGTGAACTGTGGCTGGCGCGGGGCAAACGGGCTGCGCCCTATGTGCCGTTCGCCCTGCGCTCAGTCGGAGACCAGTCGTGACTCACACTGCGCTGATTTAGCAGATACAGCCGCCCTCTTGCAACGCGTTATCGGCAACTTGGTGGATCTCGGCTAGAGATTCAGCAACCGTTTTCTGGCCCTCTTCCAATTGGCCCCAAAGTTCGCTCCACGCGCCGTTGACATCCGATTGCTTCACCACCTGCCGCAATGGGACTCCAACTTCCGCGATCGCCTGATAGGTCTCCACACTCTCGAAGGGATACTGCACGACTGGGGCGTAGGTGCGGTTTGCTGGGAAACGGCCGCCGCCCAGGTTGGCCCAGTCCGGCTGCACTTCCTCGCTGATGAGGTACTTATAGAAATCCCAGGTAGTGTCGGGATCCGGCGAGGTGCTGGCAATCCAAAACGCGTTGAGGAGCATGGGCGTGCCGCGGCCGCCAGGGCCGACCGGCACTGAAGCCAGCTCGACGTTGAACGGCGTTTCGCCTTCGTAGATTTGCTGATTGATGGAACGCGTATACCAGGGCCCATTTAGGACCATTGCGAGTTTCTGCTCATTGAACGATGGCGCAACGTCGGTCTCTTTGCGATTAATGGGGGGATGCACCTGGTGCTTGACGACGAGGTCCAGCACTGCCTGCACTGCGTCCCCGGCACTGGCCGAGTTGATTGCCGCGGCACTGAATGCTTCGTTCCACCAGTCCGCGCCCCAAGACTTGAGCGCAATGAGGATGCGGTCGGTGCGATTGCCGCCAAAAGCGATGCCCCATTGGGAGACGTTTGCCCCTTCGTGGGTCGTCAATTTCGTGGAGAGTTCCGCCAGCGCGTCCCAGGTGAACTTCCCTTCGGCATCCAACTTGCTTGGCGAATCGACACCTGCGTTCGTCATGAGGTCGGCGTTGTACCAAATCGTGCGGGCCCCCATGAACCACGCAATGCCGTAGAGCCTGCCGTTGATCCGCTCCAAGGCAAAGTCGTAATACTCCGATAGATCGAAAGCGGCATCTTTCGAGACAAGAGCATCGAGCGGCTGAATGATTTCGGCGGTGGCAAACTGGCTGATATAGCCAAACCAGCCGTAGTACATGTCGTACGGAATCCCCGCCGCGTGGGATGACACGGCTTTCTCGGCCATGTTCGTCAGCGCGCCCGAA from Chloroflexota bacterium includes these protein-coding regions:
- a CDS encoding FAD-binding oxidoreductase; protein product: MSGVDVNDIHSQLNPTTVDRVVPVDSLQAIQSAIATAQREGKSLSIAGGRHAMGAQQFGSDTILMDTVPLNRVLDFDADAGLITVEAGIYWPELIAAIRQAAPAHPSQWAIAQKQTGGDRMSMGGALAANVHGRGLRMRPIITDVESFVLVDANGNALNCSRTENSELFRLVVGGYGLFGVVYSVTLRLLPRQKLQRTVTVVDIDELMPAFAQRIEEGFLYGDFQYSIDDSSEGYLTKGVFSCYRPVAPDTPISDEQRELSVDDWRRLILFAHVNKPQAFEQYVTHYLATNGQIYWSDLHQLGYYEENYHRMLDQYVGAAAPATEVITEVYVPRQSLAAFMRDVREDFRQHKTQVVYGTIRLVVRDEESFLAWARESFACVIFNLHVSHTPEGQASAAAAFRRLIDRAIQYGGSYYLTYHKHATRAQVEECYPQLPEFLQLKRRYDPGERFQSDWHRHYAAMFADSMG
- a CDS encoding M81 family metallopeptidase, encoding MKQSHRVAVGSILTECNQFGGKLIERAEFARSQLARGNEVMSIAGGAVGGMLQTLQEQNADIVPLVVASAYPGGPIAHDCYDRLKTDLLEDLSNALPVDGVLLALHGAAVSTEVDDVEGDLITAARKIVGPDVPIVGTLDLHANVTTQMMRHADGLVAWETYPHVDPFTTGVRGARLLLGTLDGAFRPAMAMAKVPIFTSAINASTVGDGPFADVMRLAKSFEEQPGVLSTSAFHAHATIDVPELGGGGLVITDGDEARAVGLALQIADLMWEKRFALEPDTLAPEEAVEAGLKIPGGPVILIECADCVGGGAAGDSVATIPVLKNLSEGFAIVPVVDPEAAALCHEAGEGRTVTVTLGHKVDPQWGSPQIISGVVRSLSDGKFQYTGGIWAGEWATMGPSAVLECGSAQILITTYGTYEWRDEQFRALDMDIAGAKFIVAKNPMNYSQTYGEFAQGEFVLDTSGATPPTLRHFTYHKAPRPYFPIATDIPNFAPTVLRGS
- a CDS encoding pyridoxal-phosphate dependent enzyme; the encoded protein is MTAVGTDVQWLQCVRCDEQLAIGAHVFGCPRCFQEGRQGPLDFRVNVAGGIPANFQAAWDAGPQHNIWRYGDMLPVAEHPLSLDEGGTPLTHLAELSDELGLNVYVKNETMNPTWSFKDRHAAVNISMARQLGYSKVVASSTGNAGQAVAAYAALAGLRALIIGYPTSSELLRRVMQIHGASVVTMPKPEIGTMMRQLVEDHGWLPVGSSDPNPLASPYGVTGYKTIGYEVASALGAAPDAILVPTGGGDSLYGIWRGLIDLHAMGLIARLPRIVGCQTEATHPLLHALTHNRTEVEVQPEPDSLATSIIEGRCGMHALGALRASGGTATAVSEDELRLAIRRMASRGYFFESASLATIASLVRLHGEGYFKAGETVVCVITGSGVKWPDVINQLVPAVPHLEQPSISALADVMEL
- a CDS encoding CehA/McbA family metallohydrolase, which gives rise to MGSIAGTIVDGQSGNKLAAKVSVQGNGGLFHAPEGSIATVGTTNPYFYADGSFAVDLPRGQADVRVERGTEYAPLHVTVSVPLKGTVNLSLPLQRWIRLDSQGWYPGNTHIHYREFESRPEERLRFDSEVEDLTVTVISVLQQQEFAYATNRYPVGRMEHPTRPHWVLDVGEETRHNKILGDSSSGYGHVMLVRLQEQVDPLSRGVLVDDSDPDYPPLMDACDSAQAQGGVVIWCHNGWGMEAPIAASLQRIDALNLFDPYWLDTEYDLWYHLLNCGFKLPASTGSDWFICSANRVYTHLEQSFSYDGWLETLKDGRSFITNGPVLELTVEDQPPGTRLDLRARHPKQVRVEVRWQAHRTIESVEIVMNGSVVAGERDSNGSREGVLSATLAAPHDGWIAARCSGKSRDSYGHAQWAHTSPVYLKTGSRAPASRESAQFFVAQIERSLKWITEEARFDEVSHRQRMQQLFRDGRESFLRLARG
- a CDS encoding polysaccharide deacetylase family protein — its product is MYPNGAQFCLSLTFDIEMSYNFPYWTSDYADYGAIDPHVKQYVHTMLDVAKKYDVKLQFFIVGSALEDPDVDYLKRLVAEGHALDNHTYRHVNVKAKRVEDLHQSYRRAPWRAGSLTPLECLRHEIRQTSRGLLERLGVETRGFRTPGAFPNGLEDIPEVQALLQEEGFQFASAHYKCPTERTWHPPRTEMEAAVRLSLDSLQPYRYPSGLPEIPMMGLSDAIAFRSLDLDRWEYIHHATIAVDHAYENGQILSLLAHPSYLAARDPHCDMLDTVLRRALAKPGGCWVATNRDINRTVLAA
- a CDS encoding DegT/DnrJ/EryC1/StrS family aminotransferase → MAIKTPVDTRLAIEGGTPVRSADDPLPGIFPRDVPQESYDNIREVLEKGLSSGYLPRFEQEFAEVNGAKYCVALANCTATLHTIIAAMDIGPGKEVIVNPITDLGSVAGIMAQGAIPIFPDVDIRTGNVTAETIEKVISERTAAIIAVHWYGLLCPMDDIVALAQKHNILLIEDVCQAPLAKYKGRNAGTLGDVGAFSFDAEKHLSGGHGGALLTDNKDIADRVHLFGVMRGGVPVERYGRKHVRFGLNMRFGELEAAFVLGMLHILEEQNQRRRETTAALSQRVEEDIPGLIPPYIPEGADHIYWYYYLRVDPDAFTCGLWDLSDALMAEGLKAEPGPWQLVPDSHTFLHTKTTVAGESHWPWDHPMNEFARDIEYSADMVPIAKEHVDTTIRWNWTDKYTDRDVEDMATILAKVTDRYRA
- a CDS encoding extracellular solute-binding protein; amino-acid sequence: MEGLGRFSRRSILVGMASLGVGGAALAACGQVAPAPADAPETKEEPEPEPTAAPEAMEPTVIKYMHFTTQQEVWDNTYGAVIDRYVERNPDVQVELDIVTWPLTDVAVKAVAASAAGISYDMYYGWFGYISQFATADIIQPLDPFIAKDADVDLSEYYEGALERIGGNLYGIAWFLGARSIWYNDDIMTNEGLTSPADLDAAGNLNWDSLTELATKLTTREGANVTRWGLSFNGNAHSSIVIALKSWGAGWWNEDFTAPAIDSPAAAEAVQTVLDHVIKHQVHPPLNRKETDVAPNFTEQKLGMVLTGPWYTRTINQEIVEGQTPFNVDLANVPLGPGGRGTPLLINAFWIARSSPQPDATWDFYKYLISEEVQPDWANLGGGRFPPNRTYTPAVQYPFENVETYKAIADVSIPLRQAVKQSDINGAWSELWGQMEAGEKTVAEAVAEAQQVSAIALQEGGCIC